In Pueribacillus theae, the following proteins share a genomic window:
- a CDS encoding DoxX family protein, whose translation MNQTISKSRLWTTRIMSGLVILFMLFDSISKFFKPASVVDGTLTLGYSEHHLSVLGTLGLISAILYMIPRTTVLGAVLLTGYFGGAIATHVRLDNPLFTYILFPVYLAIFAWGAIWLRDENLRNLFPFKKTWIKQGKNNFDHTKGS comes from the coding sequence ATGAATCAGACAATTTCAAAAAGTAGGCTTTGGACAACACGAATTATGAGCGGACTTGTCATTTTATTTATGCTATTTGACAGTATATCCAAATTTTTTAAGCCCGCTTCCGTTGTGGATGGAACACTAACACTTGGATATTCAGAACATCATCTTAGTGTGCTTGGAACATTAGGATTAATTTCTGCTATTCTTTACATGATTCCCCGCACAACTGTATTGGGTGCAGTATTGCTAACCGGATATTTTGGTGGAGCGATCGCTACGCATGTTCGTTTGGATAACCCGCTTTTTACTTATATATTGTTTCCGGTCTATCTTGCTATTTTTGCTTGGGGGGCAATTTGGCTAAGAGATGAAAATTTGCGTAATCTCTTTCCTTTTAAAAAAACATGGATTAAGCAAGGGAAGAATAACTTTGACCACACGAAGGGTAGCTGA